In Chanodichthys erythropterus isolate Z2021 chromosome 11, ASM2448905v1, whole genome shotgun sequence, a single window of DNA contains:
- the wrap53 gene encoding telomerase Cajal body protein 1, translated as MSGAGQSSDGGAGQDAEADGEPPHEAYLQGGVNEEEETPPAAKQPRLELDDVGLDLHLIQAPVVPSVETCGSQDAAGTLEEVACHHTDETECAVGPEEIEGDVEWHQNGAEIREPLGQTEEHGTDESEEKSPEDNCAEQHYQCLDFSQNPQMLTGSWAEYTHTAENYLRGCKWAPDGSCIVSNSADNVLRVYNLPPELYSSRWDMLSEMSPVLKMAEGDTIYDYCWFPKMTSMDPDTCFIASSSRDNPVHIWDAFYGDLRASFRPYNHLDELTAAHSLCFSPDGSQLYCGFDKIVRVFHTDRPGRDCEERPTMVKKQGQTGIISCIAFSPCQTMYACGSYSRSAGIYSCEDGSLLALLPTRHHGGLTHLIFSPNGYHLFTGGRKDSEILCWDLRDPGRVLFSMYRNVNTNQRIYFDMDQSGRYLLSGDTNGVVSVWDTLTAPPDGNEETLQPQLQFQAHTDCANGISVHPFMPLVASSSGQRKFCYPSDSEDSESDSDEGNVMSTNGVRQDNALVLWWAGPLGSTNERVQEEEPAVIES; from the exons ATGTCAGGTGCAGGTCAAAGCAGTGATGGTGGTGCTGGACAGGACGCAGAGGCTGATGGAGAACCTCCTCACGAGGCTTATCTTCAGGGAGGGGTGaatgaagaagaagaaacaccaccagcagcaaagCAGCCTCGACTGGAGCTGGATGATGTGGGTCTTGATTTACACCTGATACAGGCGCCTGTGGTGCCCTCAGTGGAGACATGTGGGAGTCAAGATGCTGCTGGGACTCTAGAAGAAG TTGCCTGTCATCACACTGATGAAACAGAATGTGCTGTGGGACCTGAGGAAATTGAAGGAGACGTGGAATGGCATCAAAACGGAGCAGAGATCAGAGAACCCCTCGGACAGACTGAGGAGCACGGAACAGATGAGTCTGAGGAGAAGAGTCCAGAAGACAACTGTGCTGAGCAGCACTA TCAATGCCTTGACTTCAGTCAGAACCCTCAGATGCTGACGGGCTCCTGGGCCGAATACACCCATACCGCTGAGAATTACCTCAGAGGCTGCAAATG GGCTCCAGATGGTTCCTGCATTGTTTCAAACAGCGCTGATAACGTTCTACGTGTGTATAACCTCCCGCCTGAGCTGTACAGCAGCCGCTGGGACATGCTTTCTGAAATG AGTCCAGTGCTGAAGATGGCAGAAGGAGACACCATCTATGACTACTGCTGGTTCCCAAAGATGACCTCCATGGACCCGGATACATGCTT CATTGCAAGCAGTAGCCGGGACAACCCAGTCCACATATGGGACGCGTTCTATGGGGACCTCCGTGCGTCTTTTCGACCCTACAACCACCTGGATGAGCTGACAGCGGCCCATTCCCTGTGTTTCTCTCCCGACGGTTCTCAGCTCTACTGTGGCTTTGATAAAATTGTCAGGGTCTTCCACACTGACCGTCCTGGGAGAGACTGCGAGGAGAGGCCCACCATGG TGAAGAAACAGGGTCAGACTGGCATTATCTCATGTATTGCCTTCAGCCCATGCCAGACAATGTACGCCTGTGGGTCGTACTCTCGTTCGGCTGGCATTTACTCTTGTGAGGATGGTTCTCTGCTGGCTCTGCTGCCCACTCGACACCACGGAGGCCTTACACACCTGATCTTCTCACCCAATGGCTATCACCTGTTTACGGGCGGCCGCAAG GACTCAGAGATCCTGTGCTGGGACCTGAGAGATCCAGGACGGGTTCTGTTCTCCATGTACAGGAACGTCAATACAAACCAGCGTATCTACTTTGACATGGACCA ATCTGGACGATACCTACTGAGTGGGGACACCAATGGTGTGGTGTCAGTGTGGGACACCCTCACAGCGCCACCTGATGGGAATGAGGAGACACTACAGCCACAGCTACAGTTTCAGGCGCACACAGATTGTGCTAATGGCATCAG TGTGCACCCTTTCATGCCATTAGTAGCTTCGTCCAGTGGTCAGCGGAAGTTCTGCTATCCGTCTGACAGCGAGGACTCGGAGTCAGATTCAGACGAGGGAAATGTGATGTCAACAAACGGCGTACGACAGGACAATGCTCTGGTGCTGTGGTGGGCCGGCCCATTGGGCTCAACCAATGAGAGAGTGCAGGAGGAGGAACCAGCAGTTATTGAAAGCTAG